The following is a genomic window from Bacteroidota bacterium.
ATTCTGTAATTGATCCTATAATACAAAATCCTGTCTATTTAATCCGTCACGAAGGTTTTCAGTTTTTCCCAGATAGACCGTATGGCGAAAACCAAGCCAGAATGAGTTATGTAAGAAAGCCGCCAAGTATAGTTTGGGGTGAAGGTAGAGACAGCAATGACCGACCAGTTTGGAATCCAGCTACAAGCCAAAATCCAATTTGGAGTGAAACGGATATTTTACAAGTTATTATGAGAGCATTGCAATTAGTCGGAGTTAATTTGCAATTAGGAGTTGTAATACAATACGCTAATGAGATTAAAACACAAGGGCAATAATGACAAGACGTGCGTACATAGAAAGAGTAAGAAGATTAATTTATGGTGGGCAACCACCTGCTGATGCTTCTATTACTGTAGGGTTAGTTAACTTCTATCTACCAGATGCCGTAGCCGTAGCCGCAAGAGCAAATTATACCGACAATTTAAAATTAAGTGGAATAGCAGTTGTTAATAATTCTTTTTATACCACATTCAAATCATTATCAGTTGTTGGAGATGAACAGTTTTTATGGAAAATAACAATACCGGAATTACCAATAGGAATTGGAGCAAATGAAGGGGCTAGTACTCTAATATTTAAAGATTCAAGTTCAAATCAATTATCATTCCCTGTTGTATGGTTAAGTGAAAATCAGTTAAGTTTTCAACGTGGGATGAGAATAATACCAAATAAACTTTTAGCTTACCCACAAGGGACTTTTATATACGTTATGAGTACGATAATGCTTAGTGCTTATACAGCACAGGTTACAATGGTAAGTGCAGGTGATAGTACAGATTTAGATAGTGTACTGAATGTGCCACCTGATTACTTTCCAATTATGACAGACTATTTAAAAACTCAATTAATGTTTGAAAGAAGTGTGCCAGTACCAGTAACTAATGATGGTTCGGATATAATTAAGACAACTTAAAAACTTAAACATGAAAAAAGGTCAATACTTATCAGAAAATGGTGATTTAATGAATGTCACTATTATTGATGAAGAAAATAAACAAGTCTTTGCAACTAAAAATGGATGGAATGCCTCATGGTTTTTAGAAAAAGAGTATTCTACATGGAAGGTTGTAGAGAAAATTTATATACCGGATATACCGGCACAAATTAATTCACAATCAAAAACTGAAGAAAATGCCATACAAGAGCCTTCAACAAGCAGCGTATTTCAATATTCACAAGAAGGAACTGGAAAAGAAGGGAGTGAACGTGGAGGAATGGAACAAGGAATCGAAGGGGATGAAATTACCGAAAAAAGTGAAATTGAAAGTGAAGAAACCATAAAGCCTAAAAAAACAAGAAAGAAAAAAGAATGAAACCAATTTTAAATCAGATTATTTTTAAACCATTACCATCAGATGAATTAACTGAAGGTGGATTATTTGTTCCTGAAAATTGTAGAGAAATAAATAACAAAGGTACTATTGTTAATGTTGGTGAAGGAACAAAAAATAAACCAATGCGGTTAAAAGAAGGTATTACTGTTCATAGAGTAAAAGATTGGGGTTTAGGTTTTACAATCAATAATGAACTTTATTTTCTAATGGACGAAAGTGCCATAATAGCAATAGAATGAGCCAGCAGCATATGCCTTATATTTCAGTGGATAGCTGTATTACAGACTATCTTGGAGAGGGGGAATACTCTCAACATAAATATTTTAAATGTTGGCACATAGCATTTAGAGGTATGGAAAATTTAGGATTAGATTTCTTCTATCGTATTCAATCATTAAAATTACCTATTAATTCAAACTTTACAGTAACACTACCTGCTAATTGCCTTAATGTAACAAAGGTTGGAATATTAAACGATAATGGGGCAATAATACCATTATGGAATAATCCAAACATGACAACCTATGCAGACCTATTACCTGATAGGATTGATAAAACTACTGACAATGAATCCTTATGGTTAACATGGGATAATAATACATGGTGTAATACTTGGAATGGTAGTGGATATTCAAATGTTTATGGAGTGCCAAGCGGAGAACCATTTGTAGGAGAATTTAAAGTTGATATTGAGAACGGAGTTATTCTTTTAAGCCAACATTTTAATCGAAATTATTTAATGGTAGAGTGTCTTGTTTCTCCAATGGAAGGACAAGAGTATTATTTACCAATGCAGTTTAGAGAAGCTCTTATAGCATGGATTTGGTGGAAGGATAATAAAGCAGTTTCGGTAAGGCGTGGGCAAGTTGGTATTTCAAGAGATTTGAAACACGATTTTTTTGTTGAAAGAACAAATGCCATCTCAAGATGGAAGCCATCAACAATAATGGATAAATACCAAGTATCACAAGAGCAGAGTAGAGCAGCTATAAAGACTTAATATGCCGTCTATAATAGGAAATACAAGTAGTTCAATATACAGCATCCCTTATAATGAGGGATGTACTTTAGAATCTTTTTCATTGGTTAATAAAACAGCAGGAACAGTAACAGCTAATTTAGCAATAAGAGAAAATGAAACCGATTACCAAATAATACCAGTTAATACACCTATTTATGGTAATCAAATGTATAGCTCTGATTTGGAAAGACAGATTAATGCAGGACAAAACTTTCATTTAATTGTGAGTGGAGCAGTCGATTACCAGTTTTCAACCGGCAAACCAAAATAAAAAATGGCTTTAAATGTATATACTAATTTAACCTATCCTACAATATCTGTTTATGTTGATTTAAACAGAGGTAGTCAAACAAATAGTATATGGGGCATACAGATATTAAATGACCCACCATTTAGAAATGATAGTGCTGATAGATATATATTCGGGACAGTAACAGGGATAAATTATTTAGGAACAAAAGTATCAGTAGGGCAATCTGTAATGATTGATAGGGGACAAGCGATATTAGTTACACAAGGAGGTATTAATTATTACTTGGCAGATGAAACTACAGTTTTAATGACCGAACTACCAGAAGAATAAAAATGGCAAAAGAAGAAAAAAGATTTGGAGGGATAATGAACCTTGACGATAAGCCGGAATTTGTTTTGGCTAATCAGCATATTCACGCATTAAATATTCGCCTGTATGGTGGCGCAAATGGATTGACTGCACAAAATATTCCCGGAAATACTTTAATTGCAAATTCACTTCCGGCAGGCGATAATCAGGCATTAGGTTCATGTTATGATGGGTTAAGACAACGGATATTTTGGCAAAACTGGAATAGCAATGCAAGGAATGGGCTTTATATGTATACTATTAGTACAGGGGTTATAACTGCATTACTTGTAAGTTTTACTAATTCACAAACTGATATATTTGGCTTTGATTTGGATTATCCTATTGCTTCTCAAAACATAATTTACACAACAGAAGAAGATGGAGATATTTGGACTTGGACGGCAAGGAATGACAGACCAAAAGAACTGAACATTTTAGATGCCTTAAATAATATTTATGGTGCAAACTGGTTAGCATCATATCTTGACGTTGAAAAATCACAGCCAACAATACCTATTCATTGTGGGTATGAAAATGATACAGCAGTAACGGTTAATAATTTAAAAGGTAGCGGTGGGTATAAACTAATAAGGGCTAAATATAGGTTTTGGTACGGAACATTTCAAAAATCATGTTGGAGTACCATTAGTGAAATGCCTATTCCGGTTGGATATACTGACCAAGCAATAGATACTGACCAAACAAAGAATTGTCGTATAGGAATGATATTCCAAACTGGTTCAACAGACACAGTTAAAATTGAAATAGCAGTACAGGAAAATTTAGGAGACATTTGGGGTAAGTTTTTTTCAGTACAAATATTGGATAAAGCCGAACTTTCAATACCCAATAACGATACATACATTTGGGCTTTCTATAATAATGAGGCTTATGATTATATAGATGAAGCAGAAAGTATCTTGCAGTTTGACAGGGTTCCAATAAAAGCAAATACACAGGAACTATTAAATGGCAATGTAATTATTTATGGAGGGATTACAGAAGGTTATGACCCTGTAATACCAGATGTAACAATAACTTCCGAAACACAGGATATTTCAGCACCAACAGGCGGTATTTCTGTCTTAGCCACACAACAAGGATTTAATGGGTTATCAACAGGTAATATAAGAATATCTTTAGCAGGTACACCTATTTTCCCGACTGCCGGAATTGGTATTACAGGAACAGCTTCATTTGTGCGTGTAACTGTATTTAATGGCACAACCCCCTTAGATATAATATGCCAAGCATTAGTAGATAATACTACACTTGCTGTATTGATTGCACAACTTTCCGCAAGTGCAACTGGGCAGGGATTTACGGTAGTAAGCACAACTTCAAATAGTATTGTAATAAGCCATGCAAGCCAAGTATTGATGTATTACTATTCAGGCGGTAACGGACGAGATCAAAAGCCAATAGGGGAATCAGTACCGGCAAATGATTTTAGTAGTAAGTACGATTATGCTTTAGCTTATTTCGCAGAAAAATCTAAAACAAATGGGGCAACTACATCAGAGGATTTTAATGTTAGCATCTTCCCAATAACAATGAGTCCAAATGCGTATAATTTCAGTCTTTCAAATATACAGTTAAAAATATACCATAGACCGCCAACATGGAGTAAATATTATCAGGTATTAAGAACCAATAATCTAACCAAAGAAGATTTTGTAAGTTTAGTAAGTGATAGGACTTTTAAGGATGCTGATTTCGCATATATTTCTATTGAGGCTTTGGCAAGATATAAAATACAATACCCTACAACAGTAATATCTTATGACTTTTTGGTTGGTGACCGGATTAAATTTTGTGCCTTATTCAATAATGACAAAACCATTGCACAAATTTATGGTAATGCACATGATTATGAAATAGTAGGACAGGTTGATAATCCTAATATAAATGGGTTGGTTAATGGTGGACGGTTCGTTAAGATAAAATTGCCAACAACAGGTGCAACATTTGATTTTGGAAGTTTTACAAGCAATTCTTATTACTACTATTATATACAATTATATACACCTGCAAAATCAGTGGCAAACAATCTTAATGTATATTATGAGTTTGGAGAAATGTTTGAGATTGGAAATTCAGGTAGTGCCACATTAGCGTTTCATCAGGGCAACTTCCAAAATCAGGCAACCGATTTATCTGCACCTGCAATAATAAACCTAAGAAAAGGAGATGCTTATTTCAGACCAAGAGACATAAGGGCAGGGGCTTTCTTCTTAGCAGATACCGTAAAGGATATAACATATTCATGGGTTAATGAACCTGTATATGAACAAACCATAGAAAATATTCCTGTAGGCACAACATACACAGTTAAAAATACCACAAGTGGTAATACATCTAATCTTAATAATTGGCTAATTAAAACAGGATTGGTTGCCGTTAATTTTAATGTAAAAGGCAAATTAATCTTTAAGTCTTTATTGACAACTGCAAGCAATATTTCCGTTATTTTACAAATAAAGAATGTTGGTGGTGGTGGCGTAAGTTTAGTGGCATTATCAACAATATCAGGTGCATCTAACGGGCAGATACTTGAATTTAATATTGACCAAAATGTAACTATACCTGCAAGTAAAACAGCCGTTATTTATTTACAGGAAAGTCCTGTTAGTTCTCCAACTCCATTTAGTGCAAGTTCAATATCAGGACAATTAACTTTCATAGATACTGAACATGATTTTTTAATAGGAGTTATAGACCCTAATTTTTCAGACTTCTTTGCAAGTAAAGTAAATTCTAATGGTAGGGAATTTGTAGTTAACCCTGATGAAAAACAAATATTTTATTCAACACTTTTAAGGTGGGGTTTAAGTTACCAACAGAATACAAATATTAATCAAATAAACCGTTTCTTCCCTGCAAACTTTGATGAAATTGACCGTTCAAAAGGGGCTATCCAAAGACTAAAAACAAGGGATAGAATATTAAGAGTTTTCCAAAACAGGGCGTGTGGGCAGTTTGGAGTGTATGCAAGGTTTATTCAAAATAATCAAGGACAATCTGAACTTGTAACCACAGACGATATAATAACCAAAAATAATATTTCATATTATGAAGGTGAATATGGGGTAGGGGAGCAATATACGGCTTTAGTCAGTGGAAAGATTGCTGACTACTTCGATGACAGCGTAAGAGGTTATGAATGTAGATTAAGTGGTAACGGAATTACGCCAATAAGTGAGTTGTATAAGGGAGAATTTACGATAAGGAATTATATAACTCCATACAATAAGACTAATTTAAGAACAGATGGGAGCAAGGCTAAAATATTAAAAACGTTTAATTACTTTGATGAAGAAGCAATAACACTTTTACAAGCTACAGCCACATTGCCGGGGTATTGTTTTTCATTCAATGAGAAAAGAAACGGGTATTGTACTTTCCATAGTTTTAAAGATGCAGAATGGTTACAGGATTTTGAAGATAATATTGCTATGTGGAAAGACGGACAATTATGGGTATTAAATATAGGTAATCCTGACCCATCTACTCCATATTGTAATTACTTCGGGGTTCAATATGATGCAAGTATAACCGTAGTGTTTAATGTAAACCTATTGGAAAAGAAAACACCTGAAAGCCTTAGTGAAATTGCCAGTGCTATTTGGGCGTGTCCAGTTATCTATAGCAATGTTATGAGCTATGGTACTCAAAGGCAAGAAACAATGTTAGGCACTTATGATTTTGCCACTTTAGAAG
Proteins encoded in this region:
- a CDS encoding co-chaperone GroES family protein, coding for MKPILNQIIFKPLPSDELTEGGLFVPENCREINNKGTIVNVGEGTKNKPMRLKEGITVHRVKDWGLGFTINNELYFLMDESAIIAIE